One Microbacterium trichothecenolyticum DNA window includes the following coding sequences:
- a CDS encoding GntR family transcriptional regulator, whose amino-acid sequence MTEGPGELRNVVRLQRQPNIRETVKQALRSAIVSGEMRPGEVYSAPSLGEQFGVSATPVREAMLDLVREGLVTPLNNRGFLVTEVSDRDLEEVAGIRLLLEPPAVEAATPRIPDGELASLRILADEIVVHAERGELVEYLSKDSDLHLTILRYTGNDRLVDLVAQLRSQTRLFGLSRLAAQGHLADSAREHHEILAAIAARDAAGARELVRGHIAHVTTDWSGRDAAAEPAAAEPTATDAAAADDAGADAGAGAQRRGAR is encoded by the coding sequence GTGACCGAGGGCCCGGGCGAGTTGCGCAACGTCGTGCGCCTGCAACGGCAGCCGAACATCCGTGAGACGGTCAAGCAGGCGCTGCGCTCGGCGATCGTCAGCGGCGAGATGCGCCCCGGCGAGGTGTATTCGGCGCCGAGCCTGGGCGAGCAGTTCGGCGTGTCGGCGACCCCCGTGCGCGAGGCGATGCTCGACCTCGTCCGCGAGGGGCTCGTCACGCCGCTGAACAACCGGGGCTTCCTCGTCACCGAGGTCTCCGATCGCGATCTCGAAGAGGTCGCCGGCATCCGATTGCTGTTGGAGCCGCCCGCTGTTGAAGCAGCCACCCCCCGCATCCCCGACGGGGAGCTGGCCTCGTTGCGCATCCTCGCCGACGAGATCGTCGTCCACGCCGAGCGGGGCGAGCTCGTCGAGTACCTGTCCAAAGACAGCGACCTGCACCTGACGATCCTGCGCTATACCGGCAATGACCGCCTCGTCGACCTCGTCGCGCAACTGCGCTCGCAGACACGGCTTTTCGGTCTGTCGCGCCTCGCCGCCCAGGGGCATCTGGCCGACTCCGCGCGCGAGCATCATGAGATCCTCGCCGCCATCGCCGCCCGTGACGCCGCGGGCGCCCGCGAACTGGTGCGCGGGCACATCGCCCACGTCACCACCGACTGGTCCGGTCGTGACGCGGCGGCCGAGCCGGCCGCTGCCGAGCCGACGGCGACCGACGCCGCCGCAGCCGACGACGCGGGCGCCGACGCGGGCGCCGGCGCGCAACGCCGAGGTGCGCGATGA
- a CDS encoding NAD(P)/FAD-dependent oxidoreductase: MSRSPDVVVIGAGIVGAAVACFAARAGLRVVVLDRGPIASGTSSRCEGNLLLSDKEVGPELELARYSQSVWREDLAEHAEKWEFQAKGGLVVATSDASAATLRALAEHQRGLGIEVDDVADSAALRTYEPALSPALVAGAFYPQDAQVQPVLAAHHLLALARADGAEVRPHHPVDEILVRGGRAIGVRTRGEVVPAGAVINCAGPWSGEVAASAGVHLPVLPRRGFVLVTEPLPVTVHHKVYAAEYVGDVASGDAGLQVSPVVEGTPSGTVLIGASRERVGFDESWALEPVTRLASAAIALFPALAGANVLRTYTGFRPYCPDHLPAIGEDDRLPGLWHATGHEGAGVGLSVGTAKLLVQALRGQTPDLDLAPFRPARLDLVAAA, from the coding sequence ATGAGCCGGAGCCCCGACGTCGTCGTGATCGGCGCGGGGATCGTCGGCGCGGCCGTGGCGTGCTTCGCCGCGCGCGCGGGACTGCGTGTCGTGGTTCTGGACCGCGGGCCGATCGCCTCGGGCACAAGCAGCCGATGCGAGGGAAACCTCCTGCTCTCCGACAAAGAGGTCGGTCCCGAGCTCGAGCTCGCCCGGTACTCGCAGAGCGTGTGGCGTGAAGACCTCGCCGAGCACGCCGAGAAGTGGGAGTTCCAGGCCAAAGGCGGGCTCGTGGTGGCGACGTCCGACGCCAGTGCCGCCACGCTGCGCGCTCTCGCCGAGCACCAGCGGGGCCTCGGCATCGAGGTCGACGACGTCGCCGATTCGGCAGCGCTCCGCACCTACGAACCCGCTCTCTCCCCGGCGCTCGTGGCCGGAGCGTTCTATCCGCAGGACGCGCAGGTGCAGCCGGTGCTGGCCGCCCACCACCTGCTCGCGCTCGCCCGTGCCGACGGCGCCGAGGTGCGACCGCACCACCCCGTCGACGAGATCCTCGTGCGCGGCGGTCGCGCGATCGGCGTCCGCACGCGCGGTGAGGTCGTCCCGGCCGGGGCCGTGATCAACTGCGCCGGCCCGTGGAGCGGCGAGGTCGCCGCGTCGGCGGGCGTGCATCTGCCGGTCCTCCCACGACGGGGATTCGTGCTCGTGACCGAGCCTTTGCCGGTGACCGTGCATCACAAGGTCTACGCAGCCGAGTACGTCGGTGACGTCGCCAGCGGCGACGCCGGGCTTCAGGTGTCGCCGGTGGTCGAGGGCACCCCGAGCGGGACGGTGCTCATCGGCGCGAGCCGCGAGCGCGTCGGGTTCGACGAGAGCTGGGCGTTGGAGCCGGTGACGCGACTGGCCAGCGCTGCGATTGCGCTGTTCCCGGCATTGGCCGGGGCGAACGTGCTGCGGACGTACACGGGGTTCCGCCCGTACTGCCCCGATCACCTCCCCGCCATCGGCGAAGACGACCGTCTCCCCGGCCTCTGGCACGCCACCGGGCACGAAGGAGCCGGGGTCGGACTGTCGGTCGGGACGGCCAAGCTCCTCGTCCAGGCGCTCCGGGGGCAGACGCCCGATCTCGACCTCGCCCCGTTCCGCCCCGCGCGCCTCGACCTGGTGGCCGCCGCATGA